The Xiphias gladius isolate SHS-SW01 ecotype Sanya breed wild chromosome 7, ASM1685928v1, whole genome shotgun sequence genome window below encodes:
- the LOC120791535 gene encoding unconventional myosin-Ic-like isoform X2, whose product MKYRPLVVASDGVRAMMESALTARDRVGVQDFVLLENYTSEASFIENLRKRFKENLIYTYIGSVLVSVNPYKDLEIYTKNHMERYRGVNFYEVSPHIYAVADNSYRSMRTERKDQCILISGESGAGKTEASKKILQYYAVTCPASEQVQTIKDRLLQSNPVLEAFGNAKTLRNDNSSRFGKYMDIQFDFKGAPVGGHIINYLLEKSRVVHQNHGERNFHIFYQLIEGGEEDLLRRLGLERNPQQYQYLVKGNCPKVSSINDRSDWKVVRKALSVIGFSEDEVEELLNIIASVLHLGNVQYGGEEGNACIISDTQIKYLARLLGVNGAVLTEALTHKKIIAKGEELMSPLNLEQASSARDALSKAVYGRTFTWLVNKINASLAYMDDSYKNYSVIGLLDIYGFEVFQHNSFEQFCINYCNEKLQQLFIELTLKSEQEEYEAEGITWEPVQYFNNKIICDLVEEKFKGIISILDEECLRPGDASDITFLEKLEDTVGGHPHFVTHKLADGKTRKVMSRDEFRLLHYAGEVNYNVNGFLDKNNDLLFRNLKEVMCMSENKILTQCFDREELSDKKRPDTAATQFKASLAKLMEILMSKEPSYVRCIKPNDSKQAGRFDEVLIRHQVKYLGLMENLRVRRAGFAYRRRYEVFLQRYKSLCPDTWPNWQGKLADGVAALVKHLGYKPEEYKLGRSKIFIRFPKTLFATEDALETRKHSLATKLQAGWRGYSQKSKYQKLRTSAIAIQAWWRGILARRRAQRRRQAADTIRRFIKGFIYRHKERCPENEYFLDYVRYSFLMKLHRNLPKNVLDKSWPTPPAALIEASEQLRKMCMQNMVWSYCKKISPEWKHQMEQKMIASEIFKDKKDNYPQSVPKLFVSTRLNGEDINPKVLQALGSEKMKYAVPVTKYDRKGYKARPRQLLLTGNSAVIVEEAKFKQRIDYGALKGISVSSLSDGLFVLHVPSDDNKQKGDVVLQSDHVIETLTKIAICADKINSININQGSIKFTVGQGKEGIIDFTPGSELLVAKAKNGHLSVTAPRLNSR is encoded by the exons GTGGTGGCTAGTGACGGGGTGCGGGCTATGATGGAGTCGGCCCTGACAGCCAGAGACCGGGTGGGTGTGCAGGACTTTGTCCTGCTGGAGAACTACACCAGCGAGGCCTCCTTCATAGAGAACCTGCGCAAGCGCTTCAAAGAGAACCTTATCTAT ACTTACATTGGTTCAGTGCTGGTGTCAGTTAACCCATACAAAGACCTGGAGATCTACACTAAGAACCACATGGAGCGATACCGTGGGGTCAACTTCTATGAGGTCTCACCACATAT CTATGCAGTGGCAGACAACTCGTACCGTTCCATGAGGACGGAGAGGAAGGACCAGTGCATCCTGATCTCTGGGGAGAGTGGAGCCGGGAAGACTGAGGCGTCCAAGAAGATCCTGCAGTACTATGCTGTCACCTGTCCAGCCAGCGAGCAGGTGCAGACCATCAAAGACCGCCTGCTGCAGTCCAACCCTGTGCTGGAG GCCTTTGGCAATGCCAAGACGTTGCGTAACGACAACTCAAGCCGCTTTGGCAAGTACATGGATATTCAGTTTGACTTCAAG GGTGCCCCCGTGGGAGGTCACATCATCAACTACCTGCTGGAGAAGTCCCGTGTGGTCCACCAGAACCACGGAGAGAGAAACTTTCACATTTTCTATCAGCTGATCGAAGGAGGGGAAGAAGACCTGCTGAGACGCCTGGGCCTGGAGAGGAACCCTCAGCAGTACCAGTACCTAGTCAAA GGTAACTGTCCCAAAGTGAGTTCCATCAATGATCGCAGTGATTGGAAGGTGGTGAGGAAAGCCTTGAGTGTGATTGGCTTCAGCGAGGACGAGGTGGAG GAGTTGTTGAACATAATTGCCAGCGTGCTCCACCTGGGCAATGTGCAGTACGGCGGGGAGGAGGGCAATGCCTGCATCATTTCTGACACACAGATAAAGTACCTGGCCAGG TTGTTAGGAGTGAATGGAGCAGTGCTGACGGaggcactcacacacaagaaaataattgccaagGGAGAGGAG ctGATGAGCCCGCTGAATCTAGAGCAGGCATCGTCAGCTCGGGATGCTTTGTCCAAGGCAGTGTATGGACGCACCTTCACCTGGCTGGTTAATAAGATCAACGCTTCACTGGCATAcatg GATGATTCCTACAAGAATTACTCTGTCATTGGCCTGCTGGACATCTATGGCTTTGAGGTCTTCCAGCACAACAG CTTTGAGCAGTTCTGCATCAACTACTGTAAcgagaagctgcagcagctcttcaTTGAGCTCACCCTTAAGTCCGAGCAGGAGGAGTACGAGGCTGAAGGCATCACG tggGAGCCGGTGCAGTACTTCAACAACAAGATAATCTGTGACCTGGTGGAGGAGAAGTTCAAAGGCATCATCTCCATTCTG GATGAGGAGTGTCTCAGGCCTGGAGATGCCAGTGACATCACCTTCCTAGAGAAGTTGGAGGACACTGTGGGAGGACACCCACACTTTGTCAC TCACAAGTTGGCTGATGGAAAGACCCGGAAGGTAATGAGCCGTGACGAATTCAGACTGCTGCATTACGCTGGAGAAGTCAACTACAATGtcaatg GATTTTTGGACAAGAACAACGACCTGCTCTTCAGGAATTTAAAAGAG gttaTGTGTATGTCAGAGAACAAGATCCTGACCCAGTGTTTTGACAGGGAGGAGCTGAGTGACAAGAAACGCCCAGACACA GCAGCCACCCAGTTTAAAGCCAGTCTGGCGAAACTCATGGAGATCCTCATGTCCAAGGAGCCGTCGTACGTCCGCTGCATCAAGCCCAATGACTCCAAGCAAGCAG GTCGATTTGATGAGGTGCTGATCCGTCACCAGGTCAAGTATCTGGGACTGATGGAGAATCTGAGGGTGAGGAGAGCTGGCTTTGCTTACAGGCGACGCTACGAGGTCTTTCTACAGAG GTACAAGTCCCTGTGTCCAGACACGTGGCCTAACTGGCAGGGCAAACTGGCCGATGGAGTGGCCGCACTGGTCAAACACCTGGGATACAAGCCGGAGGAGTACAAACTGGGCAG ATCCAAAATCTTCATCCGTTTCCCAAAGACCTTGTTTGCCACAGAGGATGCACTAGAGACCAGGAAACACAGTCTTG CCACCAAGCTACAGGCAGGATGGAGAGGCTACAGCCAGAAGTCCAAATACCAAAAGCTCAGAACCTCAG CTATTGCCATCCAGGCATGGTGGAGGGGAATCCTGGCCAGGAGGAGGGCGCAGCGCAGGCGTCAGGCCGCTGATACTATTCGCAG GTTCATCAAGGGCTTCATCTACCGCCACAAGGAGCGCTGTCCAGAGAACGAGTATTTCCTGGATTATGTTCGCTACTCCTTCCTCATGAAGCTGCACAGGAACCTGCCCAAGAACGTCCTGGACAAAAGCTGGCCTACACCTCCAGCTGCTCTCATTGAG GCATCAGAGCAATTGCGTAAGATGTGCATGCAGAACATGGTGTGGAGCTACTGCAAGAAGATCAGTCCTGAGTGGAAACACCAG ATGGAACAGAAGATGATCGCCAGTGAGATCTTCAAGGACAAGAAGGACAACTACCCACAGAGCGTGCCCAAACTGTTTGTCAGCACAAGACTCA ATGGTGAGGACATCAACCCCAAGGTGCTGCAGGCTCTGGGCAGTGAGAAGATGAAG TATGCTGTGCCAGTCACCAAGTATGACAGGAAAGGCTACAAAGCTCGGCCCCGCCAGCTGCTGCTCACCGGCAACAGTGCCGTTATAGTAGAGGAGGCCAAATTCAAGCAGCGCATCGATTACGGAGCtctgaaag GGATCTCAGTCAGCTCTCTCAGCGACGGCTTGTTTGTTCTGCACGTACCCAGTGACGACAACAAACAGAAG GGCGACGTAGTGCTGCAGAGTGACCATGTGATTGAGACCTTAACCAAGATCGCAATCTGCGCCGACAAAATCAACAGCATCAACATCAACCAGGGCAG CATAAAGTTTACAGTGGGTCAGGGGAAAGAGGGGATCATAGACTTCACACCTGGATCAGAACTACTGGTGGCCAAGGCTAAGAATGGACACTTGTCTGTG ACGGCTCCCAGACTGAACTCAAGATGA
- the LOC120791535 gene encoding unconventional myosin-Ic-like isoform X1: MMELTIQLIPTGEIIFPPGKNGENYCHNCKVVASDGVRAMMESALTARDRVGVQDFVLLENYTSEASFIENLRKRFKENLIYTYIGSVLVSVNPYKDLEIYTKNHMERYRGVNFYEVSPHIYAVADNSYRSMRTERKDQCILISGESGAGKTEASKKILQYYAVTCPASEQVQTIKDRLLQSNPVLEAFGNAKTLRNDNSSRFGKYMDIQFDFKGAPVGGHIINYLLEKSRVVHQNHGERNFHIFYQLIEGGEEDLLRRLGLERNPQQYQYLVKGNCPKVSSINDRSDWKVVRKALSVIGFSEDEVEELLNIIASVLHLGNVQYGGEEGNACIISDTQIKYLARLLGVNGAVLTEALTHKKIIAKGEELMSPLNLEQASSARDALSKAVYGRTFTWLVNKINASLAYMDDSYKNYSVIGLLDIYGFEVFQHNSFEQFCINYCNEKLQQLFIELTLKSEQEEYEAEGITWEPVQYFNNKIICDLVEEKFKGIISILDEECLRPGDASDITFLEKLEDTVGGHPHFVTHKLADGKTRKVMSRDEFRLLHYAGEVNYNVNGFLDKNNDLLFRNLKEVMCMSENKILTQCFDREELSDKKRPDTAATQFKASLAKLMEILMSKEPSYVRCIKPNDSKQAGRFDEVLIRHQVKYLGLMENLRVRRAGFAYRRRYEVFLQRYKSLCPDTWPNWQGKLADGVAALVKHLGYKPEEYKLGRSKIFIRFPKTLFATEDALETRKHSLATKLQAGWRGYSQKSKYQKLRTSAIAIQAWWRGILARRRAQRRRQAADTIRRFIKGFIYRHKERCPENEYFLDYVRYSFLMKLHRNLPKNVLDKSWPTPPAALIEASEQLRKMCMQNMVWSYCKKISPEWKHQMEQKMIASEIFKDKKDNYPQSVPKLFVSTRLNGEDINPKVLQALGSEKMKYAVPVTKYDRKGYKARPRQLLLTGNSAVIVEEAKFKQRIDYGALKGISVSSLSDGLFVLHVPSDDNKQKGDVVLQSDHVIETLTKIAICADKINSININQGSIKFTVGQGKEGIIDFTPGSELLVAKAKNGHLSVTAPRLNSR; this comes from the exons GTGGTGGCTAGTGACGGGGTGCGGGCTATGATGGAGTCGGCCCTGACAGCCAGAGACCGGGTGGGTGTGCAGGACTTTGTCCTGCTGGAGAACTACACCAGCGAGGCCTCCTTCATAGAGAACCTGCGCAAGCGCTTCAAAGAGAACCTTATCTAT ACTTACATTGGTTCAGTGCTGGTGTCAGTTAACCCATACAAAGACCTGGAGATCTACACTAAGAACCACATGGAGCGATACCGTGGGGTCAACTTCTATGAGGTCTCACCACATAT CTATGCAGTGGCAGACAACTCGTACCGTTCCATGAGGACGGAGAGGAAGGACCAGTGCATCCTGATCTCTGGGGAGAGTGGAGCCGGGAAGACTGAGGCGTCCAAGAAGATCCTGCAGTACTATGCTGTCACCTGTCCAGCCAGCGAGCAGGTGCAGACCATCAAAGACCGCCTGCTGCAGTCCAACCCTGTGCTGGAG GCCTTTGGCAATGCCAAGACGTTGCGTAACGACAACTCAAGCCGCTTTGGCAAGTACATGGATATTCAGTTTGACTTCAAG GGTGCCCCCGTGGGAGGTCACATCATCAACTACCTGCTGGAGAAGTCCCGTGTGGTCCACCAGAACCACGGAGAGAGAAACTTTCACATTTTCTATCAGCTGATCGAAGGAGGGGAAGAAGACCTGCTGAGACGCCTGGGCCTGGAGAGGAACCCTCAGCAGTACCAGTACCTAGTCAAA GGTAACTGTCCCAAAGTGAGTTCCATCAATGATCGCAGTGATTGGAAGGTGGTGAGGAAAGCCTTGAGTGTGATTGGCTTCAGCGAGGACGAGGTGGAG GAGTTGTTGAACATAATTGCCAGCGTGCTCCACCTGGGCAATGTGCAGTACGGCGGGGAGGAGGGCAATGCCTGCATCATTTCTGACACACAGATAAAGTACCTGGCCAGG TTGTTAGGAGTGAATGGAGCAGTGCTGACGGaggcactcacacacaagaaaataattgccaagGGAGAGGAG ctGATGAGCCCGCTGAATCTAGAGCAGGCATCGTCAGCTCGGGATGCTTTGTCCAAGGCAGTGTATGGACGCACCTTCACCTGGCTGGTTAATAAGATCAACGCTTCACTGGCATAcatg GATGATTCCTACAAGAATTACTCTGTCATTGGCCTGCTGGACATCTATGGCTTTGAGGTCTTCCAGCACAACAG CTTTGAGCAGTTCTGCATCAACTACTGTAAcgagaagctgcagcagctcttcaTTGAGCTCACCCTTAAGTCCGAGCAGGAGGAGTACGAGGCTGAAGGCATCACG tggGAGCCGGTGCAGTACTTCAACAACAAGATAATCTGTGACCTGGTGGAGGAGAAGTTCAAAGGCATCATCTCCATTCTG GATGAGGAGTGTCTCAGGCCTGGAGATGCCAGTGACATCACCTTCCTAGAGAAGTTGGAGGACACTGTGGGAGGACACCCACACTTTGTCAC TCACAAGTTGGCTGATGGAAAGACCCGGAAGGTAATGAGCCGTGACGAATTCAGACTGCTGCATTACGCTGGAGAAGTCAACTACAATGtcaatg GATTTTTGGACAAGAACAACGACCTGCTCTTCAGGAATTTAAAAGAG gttaTGTGTATGTCAGAGAACAAGATCCTGACCCAGTGTTTTGACAGGGAGGAGCTGAGTGACAAGAAACGCCCAGACACA GCAGCCACCCAGTTTAAAGCCAGTCTGGCGAAACTCATGGAGATCCTCATGTCCAAGGAGCCGTCGTACGTCCGCTGCATCAAGCCCAATGACTCCAAGCAAGCAG GTCGATTTGATGAGGTGCTGATCCGTCACCAGGTCAAGTATCTGGGACTGATGGAGAATCTGAGGGTGAGGAGAGCTGGCTTTGCTTACAGGCGACGCTACGAGGTCTTTCTACAGAG GTACAAGTCCCTGTGTCCAGACACGTGGCCTAACTGGCAGGGCAAACTGGCCGATGGAGTGGCCGCACTGGTCAAACACCTGGGATACAAGCCGGAGGAGTACAAACTGGGCAG ATCCAAAATCTTCATCCGTTTCCCAAAGACCTTGTTTGCCACAGAGGATGCACTAGAGACCAGGAAACACAGTCTTG CCACCAAGCTACAGGCAGGATGGAGAGGCTACAGCCAGAAGTCCAAATACCAAAAGCTCAGAACCTCAG CTATTGCCATCCAGGCATGGTGGAGGGGAATCCTGGCCAGGAGGAGGGCGCAGCGCAGGCGTCAGGCCGCTGATACTATTCGCAG GTTCATCAAGGGCTTCATCTACCGCCACAAGGAGCGCTGTCCAGAGAACGAGTATTTCCTGGATTATGTTCGCTACTCCTTCCTCATGAAGCTGCACAGGAACCTGCCCAAGAACGTCCTGGACAAAAGCTGGCCTACACCTCCAGCTGCTCTCATTGAG GCATCAGAGCAATTGCGTAAGATGTGCATGCAGAACATGGTGTGGAGCTACTGCAAGAAGATCAGTCCTGAGTGGAAACACCAG ATGGAACAGAAGATGATCGCCAGTGAGATCTTCAAGGACAAGAAGGACAACTACCCACAGAGCGTGCCCAAACTGTTTGTCAGCACAAGACTCA ATGGTGAGGACATCAACCCCAAGGTGCTGCAGGCTCTGGGCAGTGAGAAGATGAAG TATGCTGTGCCAGTCACCAAGTATGACAGGAAAGGCTACAAAGCTCGGCCCCGCCAGCTGCTGCTCACCGGCAACAGTGCCGTTATAGTAGAGGAGGCCAAATTCAAGCAGCGCATCGATTACGGAGCtctgaaag GGATCTCAGTCAGCTCTCTCAGCGACGGCTTGTTTGTTCTGCACGTACCCAGTGACGACAACAAACAGAAG GGCGACGTAGTGCTGCAGAGTGACCATGTGATTGAGACCTTAACCAAGATCGCAATCTGCGCCGACAAAATCAACAGCATCAACATCAACCAGGGCAG CATAAAGTTTACAGTGGGTCAGGGGAAAGAGGGGATCATAGACTTCACACCTGGATCAGAACTACTGGTGGCCAAGGCTAAGAATGGACACTTGTCTGTG ACGGCTCCCAGACTGAACTCAAGATGA
- the LOC120791535 gene encoding unconventional myosin-Ic-like isoform X3 has protein sequence MMESALTARDRVGVQDFVLLENYTSEASFIENLRKRFKENLIYTYIGSVLVSVNPYKDLEIYTKNHMERYRGVNFYEVSPHIYAVADNSYRSMRTERKDQCILISGESGAGKTEASKKILQYYAVTCPASEQVQTIKDRLLQSNPVLEAFGNAKTLRNDNSSRFGKYMDIQFDFKGAPVGGHIINYLLEKSRVVHQNHGERNFHIFYQLIEGGEEDLLRRLGLERNPQQYQYLVKGNCPKVSSINDRSDWKVVRKALSVIGFSEDEVEELLNIIASVLHLGNVQYGGEEGNACIISDTQIKYLARLLGVNGAVLTEALTHKKIIAKGEELMSPLNLEQASSARDALSKAVYGRTFTWLVNKINASLAYMDDSYKNYSVIGLLDIYGFEVFQHNSFEQFCINYCNEKLQQLFIELTLKSEQEEYEAEGITWEPVQYFNNKIICDLVEEKFKGIISILDEECLRPGDASDITFLEKLEDTVGGHPHFVTHKLADGKTRKVMSRDEFRLLHYAGEVNYNVNGFLDKNNDLLFRNLKEVMCMSENKILTQCFDREELSDKKRPDTAATQFKASLAKLMEILMSKEPSYVRCIKPNDSKQAGRFDEVLIRHQVKYLGLMENLRVRRAGFAYRRRYEVFLQRYKSLCPDTWPNWQGKLADGVAALVKHLGYKPEEYKLGRSKIFIRFPKTLFATEDALETRKHSLATKLQAGWRGYSQKSKYQKLRTSAIAIQAWWRGILARRRAQRRRQAADTIRRFIKGFIYRHKERCPENEYFLDYVRYSFLMKLHRNLPKNVLDKSWPTPPAALIEASEQLRKMCMQNMVWSYCKKISPEWKHQMEQKMIASEIFKDKKDNYPQSVPKLFVSTRLNGEDINPKVLQALGSEKMKYAVPVTKYDRKGYKARPRQLLLTGNSAVIVEEAKFKQRIDYGALKGISVSSLSDGLFVLHVPSDDNKQKGDVVLQSDHVIETLTKIAICADKINSININQGSIKFTVGQGKEGIIDFTPGSELLVAKAKNGHLSVTAPRLNSR, from the exons ATGATGGAGTCGGCCCTGACAGCCAGAGACCGGGTGGGTGTGCAGGACTTTGTCCTGCTGGAGAACTACACCAGCGAGGCCTCCTTCATAGAGAACCTGCGCAAGCGCTTCAAAGAGAACCTTATCTAT ACTTACATTGGTTCAGTGCTGGTGTCAGTTAACCCATACAAAGACCTGGAGATCTACACTAAGAACCACATGGAGCGATACCGTGGGGTCAACTTCTATGAGGTCTCACCACATAT CTATGCAGTGGCAGACAACTCGTACCGTTCCATGAGGACGGAGAGGAAGGACCAGTGCATCCTGATCTCTGGGGAGAGTGGAGCCGGGAAGACTGAGGCGTCCAAGAAGATCCTGCAGTACTATGCTGTCACCTGTCCAGCCAGCGAGCAGGTGCAGACCATCAAAGACCGCCTGCTGCAGTCCAACCCTGTGCTGGAG GCCTTTGGCAATGCCAAGACGTTGCGTAACGACAACTCAAGCCGCTTTGGCAAGTACATGGATATTCAGTTTGACTTCAAG GGTGCCCCCGTGGGAGGTCACATCATCAACTACCTGCTGGAGAAGTCCCGTGTGGTCCACCAGAACCACGGAGAGAGAAACTTTCACATTTTCTATCAGCTGATCGAAGGAGGGGAAGAAGACCTGCTGAGACGCCTGGGCCTGGAGAGGAACCCTCAGCAGTACCAGTACCTAGTCAAA GGTAACTGTCCCAAAGTGAGTTCCATCAATGATCGCAGTGATTGGAAGGTGGTGAGGAAAGCCTTGAGTGTGATTGGCTTCAGCGAGGACGAGGTGGAG GAGTTGTTGAACATAATTGCCAGCGTGCTCCACCTGGGCAATGTGCAGTACGGCGGGGAGGAGGGCAATGCCTGCATCATTTCTGACACACAGATAAAGTACCTGGCCAGG TTGTTAGGAGTGAATGGAGCAGTGCTGACGGaggcactcacacacaagaaaataattgccaagGGAGAGGAG ctGATGAGCCCGCTGAATCTAGAGCAGGCATCGTCAGCTCGGGATGCTTTGTCCAAGGCAGTGTATGGACGCACCTTCACCTGGCTGGTTAATAAGATCAACGCTTCACTGGCATAcatg GATGATTCCTACAAGAATTACTCTGTCATTGGCCTGCTGGACATCTATGGCTTTGAGGTCTTCCAGCACAACAG CTTTGAGCAGTTCTGCATCAACTACTGTAAcgagaagctgcagcagctcttcaTTGAGCTCACCCTTAAGTCCGAGCAGGAGGAGTACGAGGCTGAAGGCATCACG tggGAGCCGGTGCAGTACTTCAACAACAAGATAATCTGTGACCTGGTGGAGGAGAAGTTCAAAGGCATCATCTCCATTCTG GATGAGGAGTGTCTCAGGCCTGGAGATGCCAGTGACATCACCTTCCTAGAGAAGTTGGAGGACACTGTGGGAGGACACCCACACTTTGTCAC TCACAAGTTGGCTGATGGAAAGACCCGGAAGGTAATGAGCCGTGACGAATTCAGACTGCTGCATTACGCTGGAGAAGTCAACTACAATGtcaatg GATTTTTGGACAAGAACAACGACCTGCTCTTCAGGAATTTAAAAGAG gttaTGTGTATGTCAGAGAACAAGATCCTGACCCAGTGTTTTGACAGGGAGGAGCTGAGTGACAAGAAACGCCCAGACACA GCAGCCACCCAGTTTAAAGCCAGTCTGGCGAAACTCATGGAGATCCTCATGTCCAAGGAGCCGTCGTACGTCCGCTGCATCAAGCCCAATGACTCCAAGCAAGCAG GTCGATTTGATGAGGTGCTGATCCGTCACCAGGTCAAGTATCTGGGACTGATGGAGAATCTGAGGGTGAGGAGAGCTGGCTTTGCTTACAGGCGACGCTACGAGGTCTTTCTACAGAG GTACAAGTCCCTGTGTCCAGACACGTGGCCTAACTGGCAGGGCAAACTGGCCGATGGAGTGGCCGCACTGGTCAAACACCTGGGATACAAGCCGGAGGAGTACAAACTGGGCAG ATCCAAAATCTTCATCCGTTTCCCAAAGACCTTGTTTGCCACAGAGGATGCACTAGAGACCAGGAAACACAGTCTTG CCACCAAGCTACAGGCAGGATGGAGAGGCTACAGCCAGAAGTCCAAATACCAAAAGCTCAGAACCTCAG CTATTGCCATCCAGGCATGGTGGAGGGGAATCCTGGCCAGGAGGAGGGCGCAGCGCAGGCGTCAGGCCGCTGATACTATTCGCAG GTTCATCAAGGGCTTCATCTACCGCCACAAGGAGCGCTGTCCAGAGAACGAGTATTTCCTGGATTATGTTCGCTACTCCTTCCTCATGAAGCTGCACAGGAACCTGCCCAAGAACGTCCTGGACAAAAGCTGGCCTACACCTCCAGCTGCTCTCATTGAG GCATCAGAGCAATTGCGTAAGATGTGCATGCAGAACATGGTGTGGAGCTACTGCAAGAAGATCAGTCCTGAGTGGAAACACCAG ATGGAACAGAAGATGATCGCCAGTGAGATCTTCAAGGACAAGAAGGACAACTACCCACAGAGCGTGCCCAAACTGTTTGTCAGCACAAGACTCA ATGGTGAGGACATCAACCCCAAGGTGCTGCAGGCTCTGGGCAGTGAGAAGATGAAG TATGCTGTGCCAGTCACCAAGTATGACAGGAAAGGCTACAAAGCTCGGCCCCGCCAGCTGCTGCTCACCGGCAACAGTGCCGTTATAGTAGAGGAGGCCAAATTCAAGCAGCGCATCGATTACGGAGCtctgaaag GGATCTCAGTCAGCTCTCTCAGCGACGGCTTGTTTGTTCTGCACGTACCCAGTGACGACAACAAACAGAAG GGCGACGTAGTGCTGCAGAGTGACCATGTGATTGAGACCTTAACCAAGATCGCAATCTGCGCCGACAAAATCAACAGCATCAACATCAACCAGGGCAG CATAAAGTTTACAGTGGGTCAGGGGAAAGAGGGGATCATAGACTTCACACCTGGATCAGAACTACTGGTGGCCAAGGCTAAGAATGGACACTTGTCTGTG ACGGCTCCCAGACTGAACTCAAGATGA